The following proteins are encoded in a genomic region of Tenacibaculum sp. 190524A05c:
- the rho gene encoding transcription termination factor Rho → MFEISDLKAKKLVELQEIAKTIGLKKTSQLKKLDLIYKILDAQAEANKELPKEKAKSTPTEKKVEKTNTPKANDGEAKKEKPKRKRISKSVEQAASSVKPEAKPQNNQNNQNNPKGPQSQSNQNTPKSSNTGSNQGSSHQKNNQRQHSSDKNKSQNSNQQNSNRNNNQNRNNNQNRNNNNNKHQNKNQGPKHKSGNKYRDPDYEFDGIIESEGVLEMMPDGYGFLRSSDYNYLSSPDDIYVSQSQIKLFGLKTGDTVKGNVRPPKEGEKYFPLIRVSKINGLSPNIVRDRVSFEHLTPLFANEKFNLAEKGSSLSTRIMDLFSPIGKGQRGMLVAQPKTGKTMLLKDVANAIAANHPEVYQIVLLIDERPEEVTDMKRSVRGEVVASTFDEPADKHVRVANIVLEKAKRLVECGHDVVILLDSITRLARAYNTVAPASGKILSGGIDANALHKPKRFFGAARNIENGGSLTIIATALTETGSKMDEVIFEEFKGTGNMELQLERNIANRRIYPAIDLIKSSTRRDDLLLDPKTVQRMWVLRKYLADMNPIEAMEFIQQRIKTSINNEEFLISMNG, encoded by the coding sequence ATGTTCGAAATCTCGGATTTAAAAGCAAAAAAATTAGTTGAATTACAGGAAATAGCTAAGACTATTGGTTTGAAGAAAACAAGCCAGTTAAAAAAATTAGACCTTATATATAAGATATTAGATGCTCAAGCAGAAGCAAATAAGGAATTACCAAAAGAAAAAGCTAAAAGTACACCTACTGAAAAGAAAGTAGAAAAAACTAATACTCCAAAGGCAAATGACGGTGAAGCAAAGAAGGAAAAGCCTAAGAGAAAACGTATTTCAAAATCGGTTGAACAAGCTGCAAGTTCAGTAAAGCCTGAAGCTAAGCCACAAAACAACCAGAATAACCAGAACAATCCTAAAGGTCCTCAAAGCCAAAGTAACCAGAACACCCCAAAGAGTTCTAATACAGGTTCTAATCAAGGAAGTTCTCATCAAAAAAACAATCAAAGACAACACTCTTCTGATAAAAATAAATCTCAGAACTCTAATCAACAGAATTCTAACAGAAACAATAATCAGAATAGAAATAATAATCAGAACCGAAACAATAATAACAATAAGCACCAGAATAAAAACCAAGGTCCTAAGCATAAGAGCGGAAATAAATACCGTGACCCAGACTATGAGTTTGATGGAATTATTGAAAGTGAAGGTGTATTAGAAATGATGCCAGATGGTTATGGTTTCTTACGTTCTTCTGACTACAACTATTTATCATCACCTGATGATATTTATGTATCTCAATCTCAGATAAAACTATTTGGTTTAAAAACTGGTGATACAGTTAAAGGAAATGTTCGTCCTCCAAAAGAAGGAGAAAAGTATTTCCCATTAATTAGAGTATCTAAAATCAACGGACTAAGTCCTAATATTGTTAGAGATCGTGTTTCTTTTGAACACTTAACACCTTTATTTGCTAATGAAAAATTCAATTTAGCAGAAAAAGGAAGTTCTCTATCTACTAGAATAATGGATTTATTCTCTCCTATTGGTAAAGGACAACGTGGAATGTTAGTAGCACAACCTAAAACAGGTAAAACAATGTTACTTAAAGACGTTGCAAATGCAATTGCTGCAAATCATCCAGAAGTTTATCAAATTGTATTATTAATTGATGAGCGTCCTGAAGAAGTTACCGACATGAAACGTAGTGTTCGTGGTGAAGTTGTAGCTTCTACATTTGATGAGCCAGCAGACAAACACGTTCGTGTAGCTAATATTGTATTAGAAAAAGCAAAACGTTTAGTTGAATGTGGACACGATGTAGTAATTCTTTTAGATTCTATTACTCGTTTAGCACGTGCATATAACACAGTTGCTCCTGCTTCTGGTAAAATTTTATCGGGAGGTATTGACGCAAATGCATTACACAAACCAAAACGTTTCTTTGGAGCGGCTCGTAACATTGAAAATGGAGGTTCTTTAACAATTATTGCAACTGCATTAACTGAAACAGGTTCTAAGATGGACGAAGTGATCTTTGAAGAATTCAAAGGAACTGGTAACATGGAACTTCAATTAGAGCGTAATATTGCAAACCGCAGAATTTACCCAGCAATTGACTTAATTAAGTCGAGTACGCGTAGAGATGATTTATTATTAGATCCTAAAACGGTTCAAAGAATGTGGGTATTACGTAAATACTTAGCAGATATGAATCCAATTGAAGCTATGGAGTTCATCCAACAACGAATTAAAACTTCAATAAATAACGAAGAGTTCTTAATTTCTATGAACGGATAA
- a CDS encoding 4-hydroxyproline epimerase, with amino-acid sequence MRSVFTCIDGHTCGNPVRVVKHGGPELVGNSMSEKRQHFLKEFDWIRKGLMFEPRGHDMMSGSIIYPPQNPENDFGILFIETSGCLPMCGHGTIGTITIGVEEGLIQPKTPGIIKMEAPAGLVEIEYQQTGEKVDWVRLTNVKSYLAAENLTIDCPELGEISFDVAYGGNFYAIVDPQKNFAGIQEFTASKIIQYSQEVRARINEKYPNQFIHPENDTIRDVSHMLWTGTPINENSSGRNAVFYGDKAIDRSPCGTGTSARIAQLHAKGKLAVGEEFIHESFIGSKFIGRVKEETTLAGKKAIIPSIQGWAKVYGYNTIIIDDEDDPYAHGFQVI; translated from the coding sequence ATGAGATCAGTTTTTACCTGTATTGATGGACATACGTGTGGAAATCCTGTTCGAGTTGTAAAACATGGCGGTCCAGAATTGGTTGGAAATTCCATGAGCGAAAAGCGTCAACACTTTTTAAAAGAATTTGATTGGATTCGTAAAGGATTAATGTTTGAACCTCGCGGACATGATATGATGAGTGGTTCGATTATATATCCGCCGCAAAATCCTGAGAACGATTTTGGTATTTTATTTATTGAAACTTCGGGCTGTTTACCAATGTGTGGTCATGGAACTATTGGAACCATAACCATTGGTGTTGAAGAAGGGTTAATTCAACCTAAAACACCTGGAATCATTAAAATGGAAGCTCCAGCAGGATTGGTAGAAATAGAATATCAGCAAACAGGAGAAAAAGTAGATTGGGTTCGCTTAACCAATGTGAAAAGTTATTTAGCAGCGGAGAATTTAACGATTGATTGTCCGGAATTGGGAGAAATTAGTTTTGATGTGGCTTACGGTGGTAATTTTTATGCAATCGTAGATCCGCAGAAAAACTTTGCAGGAATTCAAGAATTTACAGCGTCTAAAATAATTCAGTATTCTCAAGAAGTGCGAGCTAGGATTAATGAAAAATATCCAAATCAATTTATTCATCCAGAAAATGATACAATTAGAGATGTTTCTCATATGTTATGGACAGGAACTCCAATTAATGAAAATTCATCTGGAAGAAATGCGGTGTTTTATGGAGATAAAGCAATAGACAGAAGTCCGTGTGGAACAGGAACTTCAGCTAGAATTGCTCAGTTACATGCTAAAGGAAAATTAGCAGTAGGAGAAGAGTTTATTCATGAAAGTTTTATCGGAAGTAAGTTCATAGGAAGAGTCAAAGAAGAAACAACTTTAGCGGGAAAAAAAGCAATTATTCCAAGCATTCAAGGTTGGGCAAAAGTATATGGATACAATACGATTATAATAGACGATGAAGATGATCCATATGCACATGGATTTCAAGTGATATAA
- a CDS encoding 5-formyltetrahydrofolate cyclo-ligase yields the protein MDKRELRTLYKQKRKDLSSDEVMKLQEKIYAQIFKHDFSEIENIHIFLTIEKQKEINTYPIISFLRSKNKNLIISKSDFANSTLTHFLFEKDTKLNVSKYGIPEPEDGTIFNVKDIDLVFVPLLISDEKNYRVGYGKGFYDRFLSECKPDVKTIGLNFFEPIKEISDINEFDVPLDFVFTP from the coding sequence ATGGACAAGAGGGAACTAAGGACATTATATAAACAAAAACGTAAGGATTTATCAAGCGATGAAGTAATGAAACTTCAAGAGAAAATCTATGCTCAAATATTTAAGCATGATTTTTCAGAGATTGAAAACATCCATATTTTTCTGACAATAGAAAAACAAAAAGAGATCAATACATACCCGATAATTTCTTTTTTAAGATCTAAGAATAAGAATTTGATTATCAGTAAAAGTGACTTTGCTAACTCAACACTTACACATTTCCTTTTTGAAAAAGATACCAAACTTAATGTAAGTAAATACGGAATTCCAGAACCTGAGGACGGAACAATTTTTAATGTAAAGGATATTGATTTAGTATTCGTTCCATTATTAATTTCAGACGAAAAAAACTACAGAGTAGGCTACGGAAAAGGTTTTTATGATCGATTCTTAAGTGAATGTAAGCCAGATGTTAAAACCATTGGATTAAATTTCTTCGAACCCATTAAAGAAATTTCAGATATCAACGAATTTGATGTTCCTTTAGATTTTGTATTTACACCGTAA
- a CDS encoding DUF4293 domain-containing protein — translation MIQRIQSLYLLLVGIIAGGLTFVFNIWSTANAKVFSLDLFAANSIMEKIVPILFIISALLAVVTIFMFKDRKLQFVLGRLNILTNLFLLGVLVYLSLTLSGETSVSEKGIGMFLPVISIVLLVLANKAIKKDEDLVKSVDRLR, via the coding sequence ATGATACAAAGAATACAATCCTTATACTTATTACTAGTCGGAATTATAGCCGGAGGATTAACATTTGTATTTAATATATGGAGTACTGCAAATGCAAAAGTGTTTTCATTAGATCTTTTTGCTGCAAACTCAATTATGGAAAAAATAGTTCCTATACTATTTATTATATCCGCCCTTTTAGCAGTAGTAACTATATTCATGTTTAAGGATAGAAAGTTACAGTTTGTATTAGGGCGCTTAAATATTTTGACAAATCTTTTTTTATTAGGAGTGTTGGTATATCTATCACTAACGTTATCTGGAGAAACTTCGGTTTCTGAGAAAGGTATTGGGATGTTCTTGCCTGTTATTTCAATTGTATTGCTTGTATTAGCAAACAAAGCCATTAAAAAGGACGAAGATCTCGTAAAATCTGTAGATAGATTACGATAA
- a CDS encoding NAD(P)/FAD-dependent oxidoreductase: MSKKIVIIGGGIIGLCSAYYLQKEAHEVIIVDKSDFTSGASYVNAGLITPSHIISLAAPGIITKGIKWMFNSSSPFYVKPRLNYDFLQWSWLFKKSATHQKVADSIPVIRDINVLSRSLYEEMKAEKEFDFFHQHKGLLMLYKTDKAGEEEWEVGQKAIECGLKVANLSQEELRKLEPSVDSDIKGAVHYLSDAHMTPNDFMKQMKSYLLRKGVVFKSETEVTGFNVKSNAIQSITTKDEDIHCDELVVASGSWTQNLIKKLKINIPVQAGKGYRIDVQNETQITIPSILLEAKVAVTPMDGFTRFAGTMEIGGINHQINPKRVNAIANAASDYYSNLNISNEAKQNAACGLRPCSPDGLPYIGRVSGYENLTVAAGHAMMGWSLGPATGKLITEVISNQKTSMNITPFDVERFS; the protein is encoded by the coding sequence ATGAGTAAGAAAATAGTAATAATTGGAGGAGGAATAATAGGCTTATGTTCGGCTTATTATTTACAAAAAGAGGCGCACGAAGTTATTATAGTAGATAAATCAGACTTTACTTCGGGTGCTTCTTATGTAAATGCGGGCTTAATTACACCAAGCCATATTATTTCATTGGCTGCTCCAGGAATCATTACCAAAGGAATTAAATGGATGTTCAATTCTTCTAGTCCGTTTTATGTAAAACCAAGGTTGAACTATGATTTTTTGCAATGGTCGTGGTTGTTTAAAAAATCAGCAACGCATCAGAAAGTCGCCGATTCCATTCCTGTAATTAGAGATATTAATGTCTTGAGTAGATCTTTATATGAGGAAATGAAAGCTGAGAAAGAGTTTGATTTCTTTCATCAACATAAAGGTTTATTGATGTTGTATAAAACTGATAAAGCTGGAGAGGAAGAATGGGAAGTTGGGCAAAAAGCTATAGAATGTGGCTTAAAAGTGGCTAATTTGTCACAAGAAGAACTGCGGAAATTAGAACCTTCTGTAGATTCAGATATTAAAGGAGCAGTTCATTATTTATCTGATGCACATATGACTCCAAACGATTTTATGAAGCAAATGAAATCGTATTTGTTAAGAAAAGGAGTCGTTTTTAAATCGGAAACAGAAGTTACAGGTTTCAATGTGAAATCAAACGCTATTCAATCGATAACAACTAAAGATGAAGATATTCATTGTGATGAATTGGTGGTTGCTTCTGGTTCTTGGACACAAAACTTAATAAAAAAATTGAAGATTAATATTCCAGTTCAAGCAGGAAAAGGTTACCGAATAGATGTTCAAAATGAAACTCAAATTACAATACCTTCCATTTTATTAGAAGCAAAAGTAGCGGTTACACCAATGGATGGATTTACTCGATTTGCGGGAACTATGGAAATAGGAGGAATCAATCATCAAATTAATCCTAAAAGAGTAAACGCTATTGCAAATGCAGCTTCCGATTATTATTCAAATCTAAATATTTCCAACGAAGCAAAGCAAAATGCAGCATGTGGATTACGACCTTGTTCACCAGATGGTTTGCCTTATATCGGAAGAGTTTCAGGATATGAAAATCTCACCGTGGCAGCTGGGCATGCAATGATGGGATGGAGCTTAGGTCCCGCAACTGGAAAACTCATAACTGAGGTTATTTCTAATCAAAAAACTAGTATGAATATAACTCCTTTTGATGTGGAAAGATTTTCTTAG